A single genomic interval of Shewanella halotolerans harbors:
- a CDS encoding flavocytochrome c gives MKQKDLISPGRRQLLKGGAAMAVSVAGLGAMSAQAAECSGDKPPHFDEIVDVLVIGSGFAGMSAALQAKEAGASVMVIDKMPVFGGNSTINGGAMAVAGSKLQAKEGIKDSVDTMVADMLKAGRGMNDVEMLKLVCNGTAESCQWLEAYGVEWKPFVQHFGGHSLPRVLQTVQSSGAGIIRPLIKAAKQHGIEMRNQTKLESFVKDPAGRVIGVQVRDGYYFPQERTGKIHLIGARKGVIMATGGFSRDLEYRQMQQPELNGDLDSTNHPGATSEALKQMMLIGANPIHLDQIQLGPWASPDEKGFGTASQFNTIATYPSGIVVDVRTGERFFNELADRKARADAIMTRRDAQGNPVYPVGFTNAKGAAQAQTLEWGLKYKVIQKADTLEELAALYQIPAKALKAQVARWNDAVKAGEDKEFGRPMQKAMALEEGPWYGVRMWPKVHYCMGGVKVNTQSQVLHLVSNEPIDGLYAAGEATGGIHGASRLGACAVAEGVVTGRNAGRICAASAAIELKQA, from the coding sequence ATGAAACAGAAAGATCTGATAAGCCCGGGTCGTCGCCAGCTGTTAAAAGGCGGCGCCGCGATGGCCGTCAGTGTGGCGGGACTGGGCGCCATGAGCGCCCAGGCGGCCGAGTGTAGTGGCGATAAACCGCCCCATTTTGACGAGATAGTCGATGTCTTGGTGATTGGAAGCGGTTTCGCCGGCATGTCGGCGGCGCTGCAGGCCAAAGAGGCCGGTGCCAGCGTCATGGTGATCGACAAGATGCCCGTGTTTGGCGGCAACTCCACCATCAATGGCGGCGCCATGGCGGTGGCCGGTTCCAAGTTGCAGGCCAAGGAGGGGATCAAGGATTCGGTCGATACCATGGTGGCCGACATGCTCAAGGCGGGTCGCGGCATGAACGATGTCGAGATGCTCAAGCTGGTGTGTAACGGCACCGCCGAGTCTTGCCAGTGGCTGGAGGCCTATGGCGTTGAGTGGAAGCCTTTTGTGCAGCACTTCGGTGGTCACTCGCTGCCGCGCGTGCTGCAGACGGTGCAGAGCTCAGGCGCCGGCATCATTCGTCCCCTGATCAAGGCGGCGAAGCAGCATGGTATCGAGATGCGAAATCAGACCAAGCTCGAATCTTTCGTGAAAGATCCGGCCGGTCGCGTGATCGGTGTCCAAGTTCGCGATGGCTATTATTTCCCGCAGGAGCGCACGGGTAAAATACATCTTATCGGCGCACGCAAGGGGGTGATCATGGCCACCGGCGGCTTCTCCCGGGATCTCGAGTATCGTCAGATGCAGCAGCCTGAATTAAATGGCGATCTCGACTCGACCAACCATCCCGGCGCGACCTCTGAGGCCCTCAAGCAGATGATGTTGATCGGCGCCAACCCGATCCATCTGGACCAGATCCAGCTCGGCCCCTGGGCATCACCGGACGAGAAGGGCTTCGGCACCGCCTCTCAGTTCAACACCATTGCCACTTATCCCAGCGGCATAGTGGTGGATGTGCGTACCGGCGAGCGTTTCTTCAACGAACTGGCTGACCGTAAGGCTCGCGCCGACGCCATCATGACCCGCCGTGACGCCCAGGGTAATCCCGTCTATCCCGTGGGCTTTACTAATGCCAAGGGCGCGGCCCAGGCCCAAACCCTGGAGTGGGGCCTCAAGTACAAGGTGATCCAGAAGGCGGACACATTAGAAGAGTTAGCGGCCCTGTATCAGATCCCCGCCAAGGCATTGAAGGCCCAGGTGGCGCGCTGGAACGACGCGGTAAAAGCCGGCGAAGACAAGGAGTTTGGTCGCCCCATGCAGAAGGCCATGGCGCTGGAAGAGGGCCCTTGGTACGGCGTGCGCATGTGGCCCAAGGTGCACTACTGCATGGGCGGCGTGAAGGTGAATACCCAGTCTCAGGTGCTGCACCTGGTGAGCAACGAGCCTATCGACGGCCTGTATGCCGCCGGTGAGGCGACAGGTGGCATCCATGGGGCGAGCCGTCTCGGCGCCTGCGCCGTGGCAGAAGGTGTGGTGACGGGCAGAAACGCCGGTCGTATCTGCGCGGCGAGCGCGGCAATCGAATTAAAACAGGCATAG
- a CDS encoding HAL/PAL/TAL family ammonia-lyase: MMKKVNTLLATTALATSALAMTSGAAMASDTVVLDGQHLTQAQAWAIADGAKVDIAPQAASALVKAHDLLMEAARLGKPVYGLTVGVGLNKDHKLFDANGELSAEVMAASKSFNYSTLRAHSAGVGEPMPVRLTRVALAVRLNTILSGHTGVQPYVAEIYKAYLNQGITPVIPSLGTVGEADILLASHVGLAMIGEWDVFYQGKRMSSVEAMSKAGVKPLKPIGKDALSILSNNSVAVAYAMQGYQDAEHLLQVSPTVFGLSLEGLNGNVAPFLPQTNDIRPFPYLKATTEDILGSLSGSYLWDLNSERPLQDPLSYRTTAYTLASAQKALSDLGQVIDIQINHSDDNPGVILGASKQYAENSQVAKYLVEGKGGVFPTTNFEPLPVALAVQQLSVALTHVSHNSAMRTIHLSDDHFTHLPRFLSAPGNNGHAFGAIQKTFVDMQVRNKMLATPVSFDGIQIAGNIEDTFTNLKLASDNLIQIVDNINTMYGLELLHSTQAIDLRKAANADLKLGKATQAMYQAYRQQVPFVELDRPFTPDIQASHDFIVKY, translated from the coding sequence ATGATGAAAAAAGTAAATACTCTGTTGGCAACTACAGCCCTGGCAACCAGCGCCCTGGCGATGACCTCTGGCGCCGCCATGGCAAGTGATACCGTGGTACTCGACGGTCAGCATCTGACTCAGGCCCAGGCCTGGGCGATCGCCGATGGCGCCAAGGTGGATATCGCGCCTCAGGCGGCCTCCGCTTTGGTGAAGGCCCACGATCTGCTGATGGAAGCGGCGCGTCTGGGTAAGCCTGTGTATGGTCTCACAGTAGGTGTGGGCTTGAACAAGGACCACAAGCTGTTCGATGCCAACGGCGAGCTAAGCGCCGAGGTGATGGCGGCCTCTAAATCCTTTAACTACAGCACCCTAAGAGCACACAGCGCGGGCGTTGGCGAGCCGATGCCGGTAAGACTCACCCGTGTCGCCCTGGCGGTTCGCTTAAATACCATCTTGTCTGGTCACACCGGCGTGCAGCCCTATGTGGCCGAGATCTATAAGGCCTACCTGAACCAGGGGATCACGCCTGTCATTCCATCGCTGGGTACAGTAGGCGAGGCGGACATTTTGCTGGCATCCCACGTGGGCCTTGCGATGATCGGCGAGTGGGATGTGTTCTATCAAGGCAAGCGCATGAGCAGTGTCGAGGCGATGAGCAAGGCGGGCGTCAAGCCGCTTAAGCCTATCGGCAAAGATGCGCTCTCTATTTTGTCGAACAACTCGGTCGCCGTGGCCTACGCCATGCAAGGTTATCAGGACGCCGAGCATCTGCTGCAGGTCTCGCCAACCGTGTTTGGCCTGAGCCTGGAAGGGCTAAACGGTAACGTGGCGCCGTTCCTGCCACAGACCAATGACATTCGTCCTTTCCCTTATCTGAAGGCGACTACTGAGGATATCTTAGGCTCACTGTCTGGCAGCTACCTGTGGGATCTCAACAGCGAGCGTCCGCTGCAAGACCCGCTGAGTTACCGCACCACCGCCTATACCCTGGCGAGTGCCCAGAAGGCGCTGTCTGATCTGGGGCAGGTGATCGATATTCAGATCAACCACTCAGACGATAACCCTGGGGTGATCCTGGGCGCGAGCAAGCAGTACGCCGAAAACTCTCAGGTGGCCAAGTATCTGGTCGAAGGCAAGGGCGGTGTGTTCCCAACCACTAACTTCGAGCCGCTCCCCGTGGCTCTGGCGGTGCAGCAATTGAGTGTGGCCCTGACTCATGTGTCTCACAACAGCGCCATGCGCACCATTCACCTATCGGACGATCACTTTACCCATCTGCCACGCTTTTTGAGCGCGCCGGGTAACAATGGTCACGCCTTCGGCGCCATCCAGAAGACCTTCGTGGACATGCAGGTGCGTAACAAGATGTTGGCGACCCCAGTGTCATTCGACGGCATTCAGATCGCTGGTAACATAGAAGACACCTTCACCAACCTTAAGCTGGCGAGCGACAACCTGATCCAGATCGTCGACAACATCAACACCATGTATGGCCTGGAGTTGTTGCACTCGACCCAGGCGATCGACCTGCGCAAGGCCGCCAATGCCGACCTTAAGCTAGGTAAGGCAACCCAGGCCATGTACCAGGCGTATCGTCAACAGGTGCCATTCGTCGAGCTTGACCGTCCGTTCACGCCAGACATTCAGGCGTCACACGACTTCATCGTCAAGTACTGA
- a CDS encoding cytochrome c3 family protein — translation MLRVLSALCLAALLSAPGAQAMKLKDYHQEIMTNEQGKIECSACHGEAKRKSIPKMSACESCHGTAAEMAELTKRPEGAGHSVEPNPHDSLHYGSDLPCTYCHQEHKESKVYCNQCHEFKYPKMKR, via the coding sequence ATGTTAAGAGTATTATCGGCCCTCTGTTTGGCGGCGCTACTGAGCGCGCCGGGTGCACAGGCCATGAAGTTAAAAGATTATCACCAAGAGATCATGACCAACGAGCAGGGCAAGATCGAGTGCAGCGCCTGTCATGGTGAGGCGAAACGCAAGAGCATTCCTAAGATGAGTGCCTGCGAGTCTTGTCACGGCACGGCGGCCGAGATGGCCGAGCTGACCAAGCGCCCCGAGGGGGCAGGCCACAGCGTAGAGCCGAATCCCCACGACAGCCTGCACTATGGCAGCGATCTTCCTTGTACCTACTGTCACCAGGAGCACAAGGAGAGCAAGGTGTACTGTAACCAGTGTCATGAGTTTAAGTACCCTAAGATGAAACGTTAG
- a CDS encoding LysR family transcriptional regulator, with product MDRIDTMKAFTAVVQEGSFTKAADRLGLSSQLVSKYVSQLEEHLKVRLLNRTTRRVNVTEAGRAYFERCQQVLIDIEEMDNALTNLSETASGLLKVSAPMSFGIHHLPSALVQFQQQHPDVRLDITLTDKKVDLLEDGVDVALRIGQLSSSSLIAKKLTPIKLVVCASPEYLAERGEPKTPADLIHHNYLHFSYSDLGAAFGRFGEHFSALKIPSDLACNNGDMLVEAAIAGRGIVVQPTFLVSKALRSGKLKAILIEYTPEPFGLYAVYVHRKFLASKVRCFVDALSQYYGKTPYWDAIDD from the coding sequence TTGGATAGAATCGATACCATGAAGGCCTTTACCGCCGTGGTGCAGGAGGGCTCCTTTACCAAGGCGGCGGACAGGCTAGGGCTCTCCTCGCAGCTGGTCAGCAAGTATGTGTCCCAGCTCGAGGAGCATCTCAAGGTGCGCCTGCTCAATCGCACCACGCGGCGGGTCAACGTGACCGAGGCGGGCAGGGCCTACTTCGAGCGCTGTCAGCAGGTGCTTATCGATATCGAGGAGATGGACAACGCCCTGACCAATCTCAGCGAGACCGCCTCGGGTCTGCTTAAGGTCAGCGCCCCCATGTCTTTCGGTATTCATCATCTGCCCAGTGCCCTGGTGCAGTTTCAGCAGCAACACCCGGATGTCAGGCTGGATATCACCCTGACGGACAAGAAGGTGGATCTACTGGAGGATGGCGTCGATGTGGCGCTGCGCATCGGTCAGCTTTCGAGCTCCTCGCTTATCGCCAAGAAGCTCACCCCGATCAAGCTGGTTGTCTGCGCCTCTCCCGAGTATCTGGCCGAGCGCGGTGAACCCAAGACCCCGGCGGATCTTATCCATCACAACTATCTGCACTTTAGTTATTCGGATCTGGGCGCGGCCTTCGGTCGTTTCGGCGAGCACTTCTCGGCGCTGAAGATCCCAAGCGATCTGGCCTGTAACAATGGCGACATGCTGGTGGAGGCCGCCATCGCCGGTCGCGGAATAGTGGTGCAGCCTACCTTTCTGGTGAGCAAGGCCCTGCGTAGTGGTAAGCTCAAAGCGATCCTCATCGAGTATACCCCAGAGCCCTTCGGCCTGTACGCCGTCTATGTGCACCGTAAGTTTCTCGCCAGCAAGGTGCGCTGTTTCGTCGATGCCCTGAGCCAATACTATGGCAAGACCCCTTACTGGGATGCGATAGACGACTAG
- a CDS encoding DoxX family protein, with amino-acid sequence MNKQTLTKLLNSDAGLAPLVLRLPLGLIFAAHGAQKLFGWFGGYGLEGTGQWMASVGFEPGYLMALLAGSAEFFGGLALVLGLLTRPAAALTAFTMAVAMTLHVGNGLFVSNNGYEFALILLAASLSLAVQGGGRYSVDKLLTGRL; translated from the coding sequence ATGAACAAGCAAACATTAACCAAACTACTCAACAGCGATGCAGGACTGGCCCCCTTGGTACTGCGTCTACCCCTAGGACTCATCTTCGCCGCCCACGGCGCCCAGAAGCTGTTCGGCTGGTTCGGCGGCTATGGCCTGGAAGGCACAGGACAGTGGATGGCCAGTGTCGGCTTCGAACCCGGTTACCTGATGGCCCTGCTGGCCGGTAGCGCCGAGTTCTTCGGAGGGCTGGCACTGGTGCTGGGTCTGTTGACCCGTCCCGCCGCGGCGCTGACCGCCTTCACCATGGCGGTGGCTATGACGCTGCACGTGGGCAACGGCCTGTTTGTCTCTAACAACGGCTACGAGTTTGCCTTGATATTGCTGGCGGCCTCGCTATCTCTGGCGGTGCAGGGCGGTGGACGCTACTCAGTTGATAAGCTACTGACCGGTCGTCTCTAA
- a CDS encoding glutathione S-transferase family protein has translation MLVDGRWNGDWQPVQAKDDEGRFVRQISSFRNWITPTGEAGPTGEGGFKAESGRYHLYVAYICPWASRTLMVRALKGLNEHISVSVVNPVLSEQGWQFGGAPDSKVGGDQDILNGHKYLHQLYTQVDPRFTGRATVPVLWDKQRQVIVNNESADIIRMLNTAFDHLTDSALNPALDLYPKEQSQAIDSLNERLYHQLNNGVYKAGFATSQFAYEEAYQGVFSLLDELEQTLSDGRPYLLGEQLTEPDIRAFVTLVRFDVAYYGLFKCNRELIAQKPQLQAYLQRIYALDGIAATVNIEHIKQGYYSIKALNPTGIVPVGPQVSL, from the coding sequence ATGTTAGTCGATGGTCGTTGGAATGGAGATTGGCAGCCGGTGCAGGCGAAGGATGATGAGGGGCGTTTCGTGCGTCAGATCTCTAGCTTTCGCAACTGGATAACGCCGACAGGCGAGGCTGGTCCTACGGGTGAGGGCGGTTTTAAGGCGGAGTCTGGCCGCTATCATCTCTATGTCGCCTATATCTGCCCCTGGGCCTCGCGTACCCTAATGGTGCGGGCGCTCAAGGGCCTTAACGAGCATATCAGCGTTAGCGTGGTCAACCCAGTGCTTTCGGAGCAGGGCTGGCAGTTTGGCGGCGCGCCGGATAGCAAAGTAGGTGGAGACCAAGATATCCTCAATGGCCACAAGTATCTACATCAGCTTTATACCCAGGTGGATCCACGCTTTACCGGCAGGGCGACCGTGCCCGTGCTCTGGGATAAGCAGCGCCAAGTGATAGTGAACAACGAGTCGGCAGACATCATACGCATGTTAAACACCGCCTTCGATCACCTTACCGACTCGGCATTAAATCCGGCATTGGATCTCTATCCAAAAGAGCAAAGCCAAGCTATCGATAGCCTGAATGAGCGTCTCTATCACCAGTTAAACAATGGCGTCTACAAGGCGGGCTTTGCCACCAGTCAGTTTGCCTACGAAGAGGCCTATCAAGGCGTCTTTAGCCTGCTCGATGAGCTGGAACAGACCCTGAGCGATGGTCGCCCCTACTTGCTCGGCGAGCAGCTGACCGAGCCGGATATTCGCGCCTTCGTGACCCTGGTGCGCTTCGATGTCGCCTACTATGGCCTGTTCAAGTGTAACCGTGAGCTGATCGCCCAGAAGCCGCAGCTACAGGCCTATCTGCAGCGCATCTATGCCCTCGATGGCATCGCAGCCACGGTCAACATCGAGCATATCAAGCAGGGCTACTATTCGATCAAGGCCCTTAACCCAACAGGTATAGTGCCTGTCGGCCCTCAGGTCAGCTTATGA
- a CDS encoding DODA-type extradiol aromatic ring-opening family dioxygenase produces MSSSKSLRQISPEVSERLKAATSAGVMPSLFVSHGSPMLALDDSDNAAFLAELGQVLPRPKAILVFSAHTDLSGKVRITSNEAPRTVHDFYGFPDALYQVNYPAPGAPKLAAKVADLLQTAGFDAELDEQLGWDHGLWTPLCRLYPEADIPLVLVSIDSRQGASYHYRLGQAIKSLRTDGVLVLGSGGISHNLGELFRRPGDPQKVEKMQSFVNWIADKLAQGDLPALLDVERQAPHARFNHPSIEHLMPFYVALGAGRGEGFNEASKPPLRLHQSVELQILALDTYAWVE; encoded by the coding sequence ATGAGTTCAAGTAAGAGCTTAAGACAGATCTCCCCTGAGGTGAGTGAGCGGCTAAAGGCCGCAACCAGTGCCGGTGTAATGCCGAGCCTGTTCGTCTCCCATGGCTCGCCAATGTTGGCCCTGGATGACAGCGACAACGCCGCGTTTCTCGCCGAGCTGGGCCAGGTGCTGCCAAGGCCCAAGGCGATACTGGTGTTTTCGGCCCACACAGATCTCAGTGGCAAGGTGCGTATCACCTCAAACGAGGCCCCGCGCACCGTGCACGACTTCTACGGCTTTCCCGACGCCCTCTACCAAGTTAACTATCCGGCCCCTGGCGCGCCCAAGCTGGCCGCTAAGGTCGCGGATCTTCTGCAAACCGCCGGGTTTGACGCCGAGTTAGATGAGCAGCTTGGCTGGGATCACGGCCTCTGGACGCCGCTGTGCCGCCTCTATCCCGAGGCGGATATTCCTTTGGTGCTGGTCTCTATCGACAGCCGCCAGGGCGCCAGCTATCACTACCGCCTGGGTCAGGCGATAAAATCTCTGCGCACTGACGGCGTATTGGTGCTGGGGTCGGGCGGCATCAGCCACAACCTGGGCGAGCTGTTTCGCCGCCCCGGCGACCCGCAAAAGGTAGAGAAGATGCAAAGCTTCGTCAATTGGATCGCCGATAAGCTTGCCCAGGGAGATCTGCCCGCACTGCTGGATGTCGAGCGCCAGGCCCCACACGCCAGGTTCAACCACCCCAGCATAGAACACCTGATGCCCTTCTACGTCGCCCTAGGCGCAGGGCGGGGTGAAGGGTTTAATGAGGCTAGCAAGCCGCCACTGCGACTCCACCAAAGCGTCGAACTACAAATCCTCGCCCTAGACACCTACGCATGGGTGGAGTGA
- a CDS encoding S1 family peptidase, whose product MNSSVLKITNRRGSALGTGFVIKVDDNGVYVATCGHVVASCGEEILVDERNADIICNKYSEGLDLAVLYVKGLKLQPFELALVGDTKVKVIGYSKIVGTSKKEMISNIPVKHDVEINSVKSIKLYPNEDICEGYSGSPVLCEVTNNVVGVVNIKSGQDNYAISSEHLSELIDVSINVACQNNKIKLKTHLNEVNKGIVRSKLQEKFDRAMASFSTQKNTWVTPNIDRNSEEQPGDSDKVDVKSLIENPTSTIIKSRQQYGATSLAHYLVKEAWCAEQPSFWLYLDASHLKPHKKEIDKEVNKALESYGLSNEDIECVILDEFSSSLNNGSKILSLVNDKFKEKPIILMYSMDTNPLIEENVQLPRKFIPLYLWSLDRKGVRNLVANYNSEGAIGDDSRVLNKVVDDLEALNIPRTPQNCLTILKISERDFDDSPVNRAEMIGRVLHLLFNVDDIPHYKTRPDLKDTEFTLGYFCEQIIRSKKIYFTRNQFIEKLSGFCRKKELDLEVSIIFDILYTNNIIVLRNEGFCFKFTYWIYYFAAHRMLHDNDFSTYILENLNYVNYPEVIEFYTGIDRRRDSALSIIANDLNKIERTVNRKCKLPEGFDIYQFAKWLPSEIQLERIEKEISEGVSASSLPDEVKDEYADRGYNRATPLNQNLNCILEEYSVSRLIQCIKAASLALRNSDFADTNIKHNLLNSVLQGIKQLTNVLVALSPVLASNNSAKVEGVHFHLYGSFSEKLDVKLNQIIGCLPSNMVDWYVDKLFTKKMGTLLNNRMTQESDNFKIHFMNLMLIAKRPKNWEEIVAEYILSVDKNSFYLLDVINALEAEYRYSYTSQSNINKLGSLIKLCAGKHRHMLKKPSVQKAKNLPDTLLPERHI is encoded by the coding sequence ATGAATAGCTCAGTTTTAAAGATAACGAATAGAAGAGGAAGTGCTCTAGGTACAGGATTTGTTATTAAAGTCGATGACAATGGTGTATATGTCGCAACCTGTGGTCATGTCGTAGCTAGTTGTGGTGAAGAGATTTTAGTTGATGAAAGAAACGCAGATATTATTTGCAACAAATATAGCGAGGGACTAGATCTCGCAGTTTTATATGTAAAAGGGCTAAAGCTGCAGCCTTTCGAGTTAGCTTTAGTAGGCGATACTAAAGTAAAAGTAATTGGTTATTCAAAGATCGTTGGAACAAGTAAAAAAGAAATGATATCCAACATCCCTGTAAAACACGATGTTGAAATAAATTCGGTCAAGTCTATAAAATTATACCCCAATGAGGACATTTGTGAAGGTTACAGTGGTTCTCCTGTGCTTTGCGAGGTTACAAACAACGTCGTTGGCGTTGTTAACATTAAGTCAGGACAAGATAATTACGCAATTAGTTCTGAGCACTTATCAGAACTAATCGATGTATCTATTAATGTTGCTTGCCAAAACAACAAGATTAAACTTAAAACTCATTTAAATGAAGTTAATAAGGGAATAGTAAGGTCAAAATTACAAGAAAAATTTGATCGAGCTATGGCATCTTTTTCTACACAGAAAAATACATGGGTAACACCTAATATTGATAGAAATTCTGAAGAACAACCAGGTGACAGTGACAAAGTTGATGTCAAATCCCTTATCGAAAACCCTACTTCCACTATCATAAAATCTAGACAACAATATGGAGCAACTTCTCTGGCTCATTATCTAGTCAAAGAGGCATGGTGTGCCGAGCAACCTTCATTTTGGCTCTATTTAGACGCAAGCCACTTGAAACCTCATAAAAAAGAAATAGATAAAGAGGTTAATAAAGCTCTAGAAAGTTATGGGTTAAGCAATGAAGATATTGAGTGTGTGATATTGGATGAATTTTCCTCATCTCTCAATAACGGAAGTAAAATCTTAAGTTTGGTGAATGATAAATTTAAAGAGAAACCTATCATATTAATGTATTCAATGGACACAAATCCACTGATAGAAGAAAATGTACAATTACCAAGAAAATTTATTCCATTATACCTATGGTCCCTAGACAGAAAGGGGGTCAGGAATTTAGTTGCTAATTATAACTCTGAAGGAGCAATTGGAGACGATTCGAGGGTTCTGAATAAGGTCGTTGATGATTTAGAAGCTTTAAATATACCCAGAACCCCGCAAAACTGTCTTACAATTTTAAAAATTTCAGAACGTGATTTTGACGACAGTCCAGTAAACAGAGCTGAAATGATAGGCAGAGTTCTTCATTTACTCTTTAATGTTGACGATATCCCCCACTATAAAACCAGACCAGATTTAAAAGACACAGAGTTTACTCTAGGTTATTTTTGCGAACAAATAATCAGAAGCAAAAAAATATACTTCACAAGAAATCAGTTCATTGAAAAGCTGTCAGGTTTCTGTAGAAAAAAAGAACTAGATTTAGAAGTAAGTATAATTTTCGATATTTTGTACACAAACAACATAATAGTTCTTAGAAATGAAGGGTTTTGTTTTAAATTCACTTACTGGATATATTATTTTGCCGCTCACAGAATGCTTCACGATAACGACTTCTCAACTTATATATTAGAAAACCTAAATTATGTGAACTATCCAGAAGTAATTGAATTTTACACAGGAATTGACCGGAGACGAGATAGTGCCTTATCTATCATAGCCAATGATTTGAATAAAATAGAAAGAACTGTTAATAGAAAATGCAAATTGCCTGAAGGGTTTGATATTTATCAATTTGCAAAATGGCTACCTAGCGAAATTCAATTAGAACGAATAGAAAAGGAGATTTCAGAAGGCGTTTCAGCTTCCTCTTTACCTGATGAAGTTAAAGACGAATATGCCGACAGAGGTTATAACAGGGCAACCCCCTTAAATCAAAACCTTAACTGTATTCTTGAAGAGTACTCAGTATCAAGGCTAATACAGTGTATTAAAGCAGCTTCTTTAGCCTTAAGAAACAGTGACTTTGCGGACACGAATATTAAACATAATTTATTAAACTCTGTCTTACAGGGAATAAAGCAATTGACTAATGTTCTAGTCGCACTATCTCCAGTATTGGCAAGTAATAATAGTGCTAAAGTTGAAGGCGTACATTTTCACTTATATGGATCATTTAGTGAAAAGCTAGATGTAAAACTAAATCAAATTATAGGATGCCTACCATCAAATATGGTTGACTGGTATGTTGACAAATTGTTCACAAAGAAAATGGGAACTCTACTCAACAATAGAATGACTCAGGAAAGTGATAATTTCAAGATACACTTCATGAACCTTATGTTAATTGCCAAAAGACCAAAAAACTGGGAAGAGATAGTCGCTGAGTATATCTTGTCAGTAGATAAGAATTCATTTTACTTATTAGACGTAATTAACGCATTGGAAGCCGAATACAGATATAGCTATACTTCGCAATCAAACATAAATAAACTTGGAAGTTTGATTAAGCTTTGTGCAGGGAAACATCGTCACATGCTTAAGAAACCGAGTGTGCAAAAAGCTAAAAACCTACCGGACACTTTATTACCTGAAAGGCATATTTAG
- a CDS encoding CU044_2847 family protein has protein sequence MNKIVKLNDGLEVEIETYDNQDRYISLDNRIDTSIENINEFLSKIIKPVSNTYKELNKSVKISETKVTLGVKLGGEGGFVLAKTTAEAHIQVEMVMRGLDE, from the coding sequence ATGAATAAGATAGTTAAGCTCAATGATGGACTAGAAGTTGAAATTGAGACATATGATAACCAAGACAGATACATTTCACTCGACAATAGAATTGATACTTCAATAGAGAATATCAATGAATTCCTCTCTAAAATCATAAAGCCAGTATCTAATACTTATAAAGAGCTTAATAAATCTGTAAAGATTTCTGAAACAAAAGTTACTTTGGGGGTAAAATTGGGTGGTGAAGGCGGATTTGTCTTAGCTAAAACCACAGCAGAAGCACATATTCAAGTGGAAATGGTGATGAGAGGTCTAGATGAATAG